One region of Hymenobacter sediminicola genomic DNA includes:
- a CDS encoding OmpA family protein: protein MSIQKLLLSVGLVVGVAGSVQAQHAVWAAKVVAVSSQKAEGKEAFSPEKVLGEPNAQPLGQVSNEAWIPRKEGSDEFIEVRFGKSLVAKQVTVVENFNPGSVVKIELVDTRGQKHQVYENTSPGPIPEQFRSLQVTFSPATYRTIGVLVTMNTKAVNGVNQIDAIGIADVAETMVKKEFKGENDGVKFDSAMVNLGPNVNSKYVDTHPVISPDGRMLFFARQESPQNSGGARDVQDVWYSTLANAANKAWNPAKNIGGPINTPGPNGLASISSDGNTAVLINVYNEDGSLDPKGLSTSKRTKTGWSRPEKVVIENFYNDDPENVDYFLGPSGKALLMAVDRKDGQGEQDIFVSFRNADGKTWSKPRNLGPTVNTKKPEFAPFLASDNKTLYFASEGHGGYGKSDIFYSKRLDDTWTNWTKPRNLGPNVNSPDFDAYYVVSAAGEDAYLVSARNGMNGSKDIFRIGLTPQFKPEVVTLVRGRVLDAATKKPVQAVIKYENLLTGEEIGVAETNPVDGSYTIVLPSGVQYGYRAEAPNYLAESDNLDVTDRQKYSEVTQDLFLVPFAVGQTIKLNNIFFAQSKYYLRENSYPELQRLIRTLKEYPTVEIKLEGHTDNQGDPTLNLKLSLDRVNEVKKYIVSKGVSGTRITTEGFGDKKPVASNDQEETRKLNRRVEFRITKK from the coding sequence ATGAGTATTCAGAAATTACTGCTGTCGGTGGGGTTGGTCGTGGGAGTTGCGGGGAGCGTGCAGGCGCAGCACGCCGTGTGGGCTGCCAAGGTGGTAGCCGTATCGTCGCAGAAAGCGGAAGGCAAAGAGGCCTTCTCGCCTGAAAAAGTATTGGGGGAACCCAATGCCCAGCCCCTGGGCCAGGTCAGTAACGAGGCCTGGATTCCGCGCAAAGAAGGAAGCGACGAATTCATTGAAGTGCGCTTTGGCAAGTCGCTGGTAGCAAAACAGGTGACCGTAGTGGAGAACTTCAACCCCGGCTCGGTGGTGAAGATTGAGCTGGTGGACACCCGCGGCCAGAAGCACCAAGTGTACGAGAATACCAGCCCCGGCCCTATTCCGGAGCAGTTTCGGTCGTTACAGGTAACGTTTTCGCCGGCCACTTACCGCACCATTGGCGTGCTGGTGACCATGAATACCAAGGCCGTGAACGGCGTAAACCAGATTGACGCCATCGGCATTGCCGACGTAGCCGAAACGATGGTGAAGAAGGAATTCAAAGGCGAAAACGACGGGGTGAAATTCGACTCGGCCATGGTGAATCTGGGGCCGAATGTCAACTCCAAATACGTTGATACACACCCGGTCATCTCGCCTGATGGCCGTATGCTGTTCTTTGCCCGCCAAGAAAGCCCCCAGAACTCGGGTGGTGCCCGCGACGTGCAGGATGTATGGTACAGTACGCTGGCCAATGCGGCCAACAAAGCCTGGAACCCCGCCAAGAACATTGGTGGCCCCATCAATACGCCCGGCCCCAACGGTCTGGCCTCGATATCATCGGACGGAAATACGGCCGTGCTGATTAACGTCTATAACGAAGACGGTTCGCTCGACCCCAAGGGCCTGAGCACCAGCAAGCGCACCAAAACCGGCTGGAGCCGCCCCGAAAAGGTAGTCATCGAGAATTTCTACAACGACGACCCCGAAAACGTCGACTACTTCCTGGGGCCGTCGGGCAAGGCGCTGCTGATGGCCGTGGACCGCAAAGACGGACAAGGTGAGCAGGATATTTTCGTGAGCTTCCGCAATGCCGATGGCAAAACCTGGAGTAAGCCCCGCAACCTGGGCCCCACGGTGAATACCAAGAAGCCGGAATTTGCTCCCTTCCTGGCCTCGGACAACAAGACCCTGTATTTCGCCTCGGAGGGCCACGGCGGCTACGGCAAGAGCGACATTTTCTACTCCAAGCGTCTCGACGATACGTGGACCAACTGGACCAAGCCCCGCAACCTGGGACCCAACGTCAACTCCCCTGATTTCGACGCCTATTATGTTGTGTCGGCAGCTGGTGAAGATGCGTATCTGGTATCGGCCCGCAATGGCATGAACGGCTCCAAGGACATCTTCCGTATCGGCCTCACGCCCCAGTTCAAGCCCGAAGTGGTGACGCTGGTACGCGGCCGGGTACTGGATGCCGCTACCAAGAAACCAGTGCAGGCCGTTATCAAGTATGAAAATCTGCTAACCGGCGAAGAAATCGGGGTGGCGGAAACTAACCCTGTAGATGGTTCCTACACTATTGTGCTGCCCTCGGGCGTGCAGTACGGCTACCGCGCCGAAGCGCCTAACTACCTGGCCGAATCCGACAACCTCGATGTAACGGACCGCCAAAAGTATTCCGAAGTGACGCAGGACTTGTTTCTGGTGCCCTTCGCCGTGGGCCAGACCATCAAGCTGAACAACATCTTCTTTGCCCAGAGCAAATACTATCTGCGCGAGAATTCCTACCCGGAGCTGCAGCGCCTGATTCGGACGCTAAAAGAGTATCCGACGGTAGAAATCAAGCTGGAAGGCCACACCGATAACCAAGGCGACCCAACCCTGAACCTCAAGCTGAGCTTGGACCGCGTGAACGAGGTGAAAAAGTACATTGTTTCGAAAGGCGTCAGTGGTACCCGCATCACGACAGAAGGCTTTGGTGACAAGAAGCCCGTTGCCAGCAACGACCAGGAAGAAACCCGCAAACTCAACCGCCGCGTAGAGTTCCGGATTACGAAGAAGTAA
- a CDS encoding T9SS type A sorting domain-containing protein, whose product MRFVASILLLLTLLLPARAQRLVQERVYPNPTNPSAGIGFNDLRLMPGGDLAASGPASDPASGFRNHLWRIRAATLDTVWHRVGVGMFSGDQRLHVLADGSLTFCGNYLPPTYRRETVVQRFSAAGQLRTMVPTVNPFGTDRIFGASLLAPGNGYFIALTSFPATRLRGQLIRTDSSGNLHWIRNQGWQYNDYWIDMQYTRSGNLLLAGISQVPNTPRFVLKLLEVNLQGDSVQGRLIAPLGTNYNVEMHLVYNRLLPTADGGYLLPGRVDTVDAQGRSVPMPILVKVNAQLQPQWTYVHRALWPQSGLYGNMVALQDGSVLVQAYYYNPRTLSDRLRLHRFSATGQLLSTMELPSVVCPSVRPAPMVPDATGRYLYIGGSCSDYISGNRSGAYLAVVDLQSLPGAVVLSVPQPAQPTAAAPLTFALFPNPATTTATVRYQLPAGTTAAALHLTDATGRLVRRLTLRGGSGGEVAVPLAGLAPGLYGATLLAADGRPLATRRLAVATE is encoded by the coding sequence ATGCGCTTCGTTGCCTCTATCCTGTTGCTGCTAACCCTGCTATTGCCAGCTCGTGCGCAACGGCTGGTGCAGGAGCGGGTATATCCCAACCCCACAAATCCCAGCGCCGGCATTGGCTTCAATGACCTACGGCTCATGCCCGGCGGGGACTTAGCCGCGTCCGGCCCCGCCTCCGACCCTGCCTCCGGTTTTCGCAACCACCTGTGGCGTATCCGCGCTGCCACGCTGGATACGGTGTGGCACCGGGTAGGTGTGGGCATGTTCTCCGGCGACCAGCGCCTGCATGTGCTGGCCGACGGCTCGCTGACCTTCTGCGGCAATTACCTCCCGCCCACGTACCGTCGCGAAACCGTGGTGCAACGCTTCTCCGCGGCCGGCCAACTCCGCACCATGGTGCCTACAGTCAATCCCTTCGGCACAGACCGTATTTTTGGTGCCTCCTTATTGGCGCCCGGCAACGGCTATTTTATTGCCCTCACTTCCTTTCCGGCCACACGCCTGCGGGGCCAGTTGATTCGTACTGACAGCAGTGGCAACCTCCACTGGATTCGTAACCAAGGATGGCAGTATAATGACTACTGGATTGACATGCAGTACACCCGCTCAGGGAATCTGCTGCTAGCGGGCATCTCACAGGTACCAAACACTCCCCGCTTTGTGCTCAAGTTACTGGAAGTCAATCTACAGGGAGACTCAGTGCAGGGAAGGTTGATTGCACCATTGGGGACAAACTATAACGTGGAAATGCATCTAGTCTACAACCGGTTGCTACCCACGGCCGATGGGGGTTACCTGCTGCCGGGCCGCGTCGATACGGTGGACGCGCAGGGTCGCAGTGTGCCCATGCCTATCCTCGTTAAGGTCAATGCCCAACTGCAACCGCAGTGGACTTACGTGCACCGGGCGTTGTGGCCGCAAAGTGGGTTATATGGCAATATGGTAGCTTTACAGGACGGCTCCGTGCTTGTGCAGGCCTACTACTACAATCCGCGCACACTCTCCGACCGACTGCGCCTGCACCGCTTCAGCGCCACTGGCCAGCTCTTGAGTACAATGGAGTTGCCCAGTGTAGTGTGCCCGTCCGTTCGACCAGCCCCTATGGTGCCGGATGCCACGGGGCGTTATCTGTACATCGGAGGCTCTTGCTCTGACTATATCAGTGGCAACCGAAGCGGGGCCTACTTGGCGGTGGTAGACCTGCAAAGCCTGCCCGGTGCCGTCGTGCTCAGTGTCCCGCAGCCCGCACAGCCCACCGCCGCCGCCCCGCTCACCTTCGCACTGTTTCCCAACCCGGCCACTACCACGGCCACCGTGCGTTACCAGCTGCCGGCCGGCACCACTGCCGCCGCGCTGCACCTCACGGATGCCACCGGGCGGCTGGTGCGCCGGCTGACGCTGCGCGGCGGCAGCGGCGGGGAAGTGGCCGTGCCGCTGGCCGGGCTGGCGCCGGGCCTGTACGGGGCCACGCTGCTGGCGGCCGACGGACGGCCCCTGGCTACGCGCCGGCTGGCCGTGGCCACGGAGTAG